The window TTTCCTGTTTGATATCGTTGAGCTGCTCCTTTTGTAGACGTTCAAACTCCTTTTCTGGAAATACAGGATTGAGCACTACATCCAAAAAGAGATCCAAACTGGCATCAAAACTGGGCTTTAAAGTGCTCATGTACACATTCGATTCATCTTGGCTGGAGAAAGTGCTTAATGAGGCCCCCAATAATTGAAGCTGCTCATTGATCTCGAGGGCATCCATATCCTTGGTTCCTTCATCCATCAAGTTCATGGCCAATTTCGCCGTTCCTGGAGCGGATAGATGGTCGGTTTTATATCCTGCATCGGCCACCAGGTTGATTACGATGGTGGGAACCCCTTTTCGCTGTGCCAACACCACATTTAATCCATTGGATAACTGCGTCCGCTGCAAATCGGGGAACTTGGAGCTTTTCTGCTCCGTGAGGGCGGGCAATGTACTTCGGTCTACGGTAGATTCCACAATGTCATATTCCGGGAAAGGCTTACAGACCAAAATATGTTTTCCTTTGGTAAGCCATTTGGCCGCTGTTTTCTTTAAATCTTCCGCCGTGGCATCTTCCACATACTTTAAGGTGGTTTTGTAGTAGGAAGGGTCGCCATGGTAGGTTTGGTTGGAAGCTAAAATATCCGATACGCCCCCAAAGCCACCAATACGCTCCAGTCCTTTGATAAAATTGGCAAAATAACTGGCCTTTACCCTTTTGAGTTCGTCCTCAGTGGGCCCTTCTTTGATGAACTTGTTGATTTCGGCTTCTAGTTCCTTTTCCAGTTTTTCTGGGTCCTCGCCCTGCTTCACATTAAGCCAAGTGATGAAATTACTTGCAATTTCACTGGAAGACTGGAAGGAAACGGCTGCGCTTGCCGATTGGTCTTGGTAGATGAATTTTTGATACAGTCTTGAATTCTTGCCACTGGTCAAAATAGCGGAAATCAAATCAAAATGAAGGTCTTCCCTAGAACCGTAGGGAGGGGTGTTCCACGCAAACAGCACCCGGGTTTCGGGCACGCGATCCTCGTAAACTTGACGGGAATCGTATTCCTTGCTGGGAATGTTCACTTCTTGCCTTTCCACGGTAGGGCCGGACGGGATATCCCCAAAATACTTGATCACTTTTTGATGGATCTCTTCGGCATCCACGTCACCAGCCACAGCCACTACCGCATTGGCCGCGCCGTAGTAAGATTTGAACCATTCCTGCACATCTTCCAAAGAGGCGGCATTCAAATCTTCCATTTCCCCGATTACCGTCCAAGAATAAGGATGTCCCTTTGGATACATGGCCTTGGTCAAATAATCCCATTGCATACCGTAAGGCTGATTTTCCCCTTGTCTTTTTTCATTTTGCACTACGCCTCGTTGCTCGTCCAGTTTGGCCTGGTCGATAGCGCCCAACAGGTGCCCCATTCTATCCGACTCCAAGAAAAGTACTTGGTCAAGAGCCGAAACAGGCACATTTTGGAAGTAATTGGTTCGGTCGGTATTGGTGGTACCGTTCAGGTCAGTTCCTCCAATACTTTCCAAGGCTTGGAAATAGTCGGTGTTGTAGTTTTCACTTCCGTTGAACATTAAATGTTCAAAGAGGTGTGCAAATCCGCTTTTACCCGGCTTTTCATTTTTGGAACCCACATGGTACCAAACGTTCACAGCGGCAATAGGCGCCTTGTGGTCTTCGTACACCAAAAGGGTCAATCCATTTTTTAAGGTGTACTTTTTGTAGTCGATGTCGATGTCCTCTGCCTTGAACTGAAATTCCTGCCCATAATGGCTGACGGCAAAGAACAGGCCGAAGAAAGCGGCCAAAAGTAATCTTTTCATTTCTAATGTTTTTAAGTTATTTGATTGATAAAATACCATACACAAGATAGGAAAATGTTTACAATCGACACCATACTAAACAGTTAGACAGTAGAAATTAGGTGCAACTTCAATGATTTCATTGGCGGTTTCATTGTTCTACCCAATAATTCTTCATTAATTTGTGATGCCATTGACCACCATTAACTATATTCTTATTTATGCAACGAAACAAATTGCACGAGCACATCATATCCTCTGCGGGAGAGCTTTTCTATTCCCAAGGGTATAATTCAACAGGAGTCAATGAGATCATTTCCAAATGCGATATCGCCAAAGCGACGCTCTACAGTCATTTTAAATCAAAAGAGGATATTTGTATTGCTTACCTGAAGCAGCGCCACCATGACTTTTTGGAGAGCCTAAAGGATTATGTTGGTCAAAGAAGCAAGGGAAGGCTGCAGTTATTGGCCATATTCGACTTGTTGCGGGATATGTACCTACAAGAAGATTTTCAAGGGTGTTGGGCCCTTAAAACACTTGGGGAATTGGCACCAGACCAAACGAAAATATTGGAGGTGATCCAACTTCAAAAAAAGGAATTGCTGCTATACTTGGGCGAAGTGGTCGGGGACAACATTTCCAACCTTTCCAAAGCGGAGACTGAAAAAATATCGGGCGGACTTTACCTATTGTATGAAAGCGCCGTTACAGAAAGTCATCTGTTTAAAAACGACTGGCCCATTTTTATGGCAAGGAGCATTGCCCCTTCCCTATTTAAAGAGGTTGAGCTGTCATAAAAAAGGCGTACACTTCAGTGCACGCCTTTTTAAAATTTTCATCCGAGAAGGCTAAAAATTGCAGCTCTCGATTTCGGTTACACGAAGTGTATTTACCATCCCCTTTTCCTTAATGGGCATGGCTGCCAAACTTACGAGCATATCGCCCACCTCCAAGAAACCTTTTTTGCAGGCTATCTGGTTTACATCCTCAATGGTCTGGTCGGTAGAGACAAACTTATCGTAGTAAAAAGCCTTTACTCCCCAAAGCAAATTGAGCTGGGTTAGTATTCTCTTGTTCGAGGTAAACACCAAAATATGGGCCGAAGGTCTCCAGGCCGAAATCTGAAAGGCGGTGTACCCACTGTTGGTCAATGTGGAAATAGCTTTTGCCGAAATTTCATTGGCCATTAACGCTGCATGGTAGCATACCGATTTTGTAATGTATCGCTTGGTTCGGATGTGTGGTGGGTTCTGCGGTACTTTGATCAAGCTAGATGCCTCCACACTGGTCACGATACTCGCCATTTTTTCAATTACCTGCACAGGATAGTTACCTACCGAGGTTTCTCCTGAAAGCATTACGGCGTCCGCCCCATCCATTACCGAGTTGGCGACATCGTTCACCTCCGCACGTGTCGGTGTAAGGCTGGTGATCATGGTTTCCATCATCTGTGTGGCGATAATTACCGGTATCCTTCCTTTTTTGGCGCTCAAAACCAATTGTTTCTGCACTAGAGGAACTTCTTGGGCGGGGATTTCCACACCCAAATCGCCACGGGCCACCATAAGTCCGTCGGAGGCCTTTACAATTTCATCGATATTTTCCAAAGCCTCTGGCTTTTCAATTTTGGAGATTACTGGGATTTTGTGTTCCGTATGCTCCTTGATCAGGTTGTGGAGGTCGTGCAAGTCTTGCGCATGACGCACAAAGGACAAGGCAATCCAATCCACATCCTGCTGGATAGCAAAAATGGCATCCTTAATGTCTTTTTTGGTAAGGGCCGGCAACGAAATATTGGTGTTGGGCAAGTTCACCCCTTTCTTTGATTTCAAAGGTCCCCCTTGAATCACTTTGGCGACCACTTCGGTCTCCCCGTTGGTTGACTTTACCTCAAATATCAATTTCCCATCATCCAAGAGAATACGCTCTCCTGCTTTCACGTCCTTGGGAAAATTCTTGTAGTTCATGTACACTCTCTCGGCTGTACCTTCAAAAGGTTCGCCGGTCACAAAGGTAACTTCATCACCAGGGGCAACGATGGCTTCGCCTCCCATGACACCGACCCTAAGTTTGGGCCCTTGCAGGTCTGCAAGTATGGCGGTGTTGATTTCCAACTCCTCATTAAGTTCCCTGATCATTTTAATTCGCTCAGCAACATCCTCATAGGAAGCGTGGGAAAAGTTTATCCTAAAAACATCCACTCCGGCAAGGATCATTTCCCTAAGGGTTTCCTTTTTACTGGTGGCCGGACCGAGGGTTGCTACAATTTTAGTCTTCTTTCTAGTTGGCATTGTTAAAAGATTAAATTTCTTTTTGATTTTAAGTTTTGTGTGTCCAATGGGTATGCGGTGATTACCTTTCCTATTTGTTTGATGGCCCTGAGCTTTTCAGCATAAATGGTTTCATCTGCTGCATCCACTTTCAAAAAATAATCCACTTCCTTTTTTTCCTTCACCAAATGGCCTATCCTTTTGGATACATTACTCTCAAATAAGCCTATGGAAGCCATCTCTTCTTCGGTTTCGCACTTGTTGGCAATCAGTGTCCAGTACATATCGTTTATCTCATCTTCCCAGTCAAAAACGGAAAAGGCCATATTTTCATCAAAACAAAGGTCTTTCTTCATCCGTTTTAGATAAAGTCCACAATTGGAATTTATAGCATAGGCCATGGCATAATCTTCCAAATCACTGTGGATGGCAATGAGGTGAAAACTATCATCATAAAGGTCTGCCGATATCTTGTGCGTAGTTAACATGCCCATAACACGAACTGTAAATATAGGCTTATTACGAATGATTGCCTAGTCAATACAAAACAATACACTTATAAAATAAGCGAAAACGTTTGAGTTTACCATTATTTAAAGTCACTGTTTTTCTATCTTGCTCTGTAAGGCAAAGTATGCCCGTTTGGATGCCTTTTCCTCTGCCTTTTTCTTGGAGGTGGCCCTTGCTTTGGCCAACATCCGGTCGCCAATGGTAAGTTTTACGGCAAAATGTTTGAGTTCATCATTCCCTGTATCCTCGTACACATGGTAATTAAAGGACTTTTTCTCTTTTTGGCACCATTCTATCACCAAACTCTTGTAACTGATGACCTTGCCTTCCAACTGATCGATGTCCACATAGGGCTCTATCACGCGTTCGTCAATGAACTTTTCGCAATAAGTATAGCCCCTGTCCAAATAAATGGCGCCAATCAACGCCTCGAACACATTCCCGTGGATATTTTCCCCAAAATGTTCCTTAGGGATACGGCTTTCCACATATTTTAAAAGTCCCAAATCTTTGCCCAGTTCGTTCAAGTGCTTTCGGCTGACTACCTTGGACCGCATTTTGGTCAGATATCCCTCATCCCCTTCGGGCACTTCATTGTACAGATATTTGGAAATGATGGTACCCAACATGGAATCTCCCAGAAATTCCAACCTTTCGTAGTTGATAGGGTTTCCATTATCGTCCTTTTTGTTCATGGAACGATGAAGAAATGCCGTTTTGTAAATGGTCAGATTCTTGGGTTTAAAGCCAAGGATTCTTTTCATACCCAAAAAAAAATCCCCATCCGAGTTGGGATGGGAATTGAATATTTTGGAGGTGAGTTTCATGTTACAAAACTACCCTAATTTTTTGAATAAAAGACAGGCGTTGTGTCCTCCAAAGCCAAAAGTGTTGCTCATGGCCACCTTTACCTCCCGTTCTTGGGCCTTGTTCAAGGTCAAGTTGAGGGATGGATCTATTTGATCGTCTACCGTGCTGTGGTTAATGGTCGGGGGCACCGTATTGTGCTCCATGGCCAAAATGGAGGCAATCGCCTCAATGGCCCCGGCCGCTCCCAGCAAGTGTCCGGTCATGGACTTGGTAGAGTTAATGTTGATTTTTGGTGCATGGTCCCCAAACACTTTGGATATGGCCTTAAGTTCGGCCACATCTCCCAATGGTGTTGAAGTACCATGTGTGTTGATGGCATCTACATCCTCTGGGTTCAATCCAGCGTTCTGCAAACAGTTTTCCATTACTTTGACCACACCAATACCTTCTGGATGAGGAGCGGTCATGTGGTAAGCATCGCTCGAAAGACCTCCGCCGAGCACTTCGGCATAAATCTTGGCTCCACGTGCTTTGGCATGTTCGTACTCCTCGAGTATAAGCGCTCCGCCACCTTCGCCCAATACAAAGCCATCCCTTGTGGCATCGAAAGGTCTTGAAGCCGTTTCAGGGCTATCGTTTCTGGTGGAAAGGGCATGCATGGCATTAAATCCGCCCATACCTGCTATGGTTACCGCTGCCTCGCTGCCTCCGGTAACGATAACATCGCAATGTCCCAATCGGATATAGTTGAGTGCATCGATCATAGCATTTGCTGACGAGGCACAAGCAGAAACAGTGGTATAGTTAGGACCCATAAATCCATGTTTGATGGAAATGTTCCCCGGTGCGATGTCTGCAATCATTTTTGGGATAAAGAAAGGATTGAAGCGCGGTGTACCGTCACCTTCGGCGTAACCGATCACCTCGTTTTGGAAGGTTTCCAATCCGCCTATTCCAGCGCCCCAAACAACTCCTACCCTAAACTTGTCCACAACGTCCAGGTCAATTCCTGAGTCCGCAATGGCCTCGTCCGAAGATACTAGGGCGTATTGGGCAAATCTATCTAGTTTTCTTGCCTCTTTCCTATCGAAGAAATCCATTGGGTCGTACCCTTTGAGCTCGCATGCGAACTTGGTCTTGAATTTTTCGGTATCGAAATATGTTATGGGGGCAGAACCGCTCTTACCGGTCCGTAGTCCTTCCCAATAAGCTTTCAAATTGTTACCTATGGGGGTTAACGCTCCCATTCCGGTAACTACAACTCGCTTTAACTGCATTGAACTATTTTTTTACCCTTTAGACGTTAATTATAAAAAAAATTATCCATGCGATAACAACCACATGGATAATTTTTAATCTTTAGCGATATATCATATAATTACTTAGCTTCTTCTATATAGCTAATGGCCTGACCCACAGTGGCGATGTTTTCTGCTTGGTCATCTGGTATCTGAATATCAAATTCTTTCTCAAACTCCATGATAAGTTCAACAGTGTCCAAGGAATCCGCTCCTAAGTCGTTGGTAAAGCTGGCTTCCGCTACAACTTCGTTTTCATCCACACCTAGTTTATCAACGATGATAGCCTTTACTCTTGATGCAATGTCTGACATAATTATTGTGGTTTTAAAAATTTAAATCGTTGGCAAAAATATAAAACTTTGGATTAAATACACTATTTGACGATAAAATGTGACGTAAATTAAAGTTCTTAAAATACTGTACCTTACTTTAGCCATCGTAATTTAATTTAAAATCCCGTCAATTCCTAACGAATGAAACGAATTGTAATCTTTGCATCGGGCAGCGGTTCCAATGCCGAAAACATTATTTCCTTTTTTAGCGAAAAACCCCAAGCAGAGGTGGTGGCAGTGCTCACCAATAAGAGTGCCGCCAAGGTGCTCGAACGTTGTGACCGTATGGGAGTACCTGGATTTTATTTTAACAAACCTGCTTTTAGGGAATCCGATGCTGTTCTTCGCCTTTTG is drawn from Flagellimonas sp. MMG031 and contains these coding sequences:
- a CDS encoding TetR/AcrR family transcriptional regulator, which gives rise to MQRNKLHEHIISSAGELFYSQGYNSTGVNEIISKCDIAKATLYSHFKSKEDICIAYLKQRHHDFLESLKDYVGQRSKGRLQLLAIFDLLRDMYLQEDFQGCWALKTLGELAPDQTKILEVIQLQKKELLLYLGEVVGDNISNLSKAETEKISGGLYLLYESAVTESHLFKNDWPIFMARSIAPSLFKEVELS
- the rnc gene encoding ribonuclease III, which translates into the protein MKLTSKIFNSHPNSDGDFFLGMKRILGFKPKNLTIYKTAFLHRSMNKKDDNGNPINYERLEFLGDSMLGTIISKYLYNEVPEGDEGYLTKMRSKVVSRKHLNELGKDLGLLKYVESRIPKEHFGENIHGNVFEALIGAIYLDRGYTYCEKFIDERVIEPYVDIDQLEGKVISYKSLVIEWCQKEKKSFNYHVYEDTGNDELKHFAVKLTIGDRMLAKARATSKKKAEEKASKRAYFALQSKIEKQ
- a CDS encoding IPExxxVDY family protein; the encoded protein is MGMLTTHKISADLYDDSFHLIAIHSDLEDYAMAYAINSNCGLYLKRMKKDLCFDENMAFSVFDWEDEINDMYWTLIANKCETEEEMASIGLFESNVSKRIGHLVKEKKEVDYFLKVDAADETIYAEKLRAIKQIGKVITAYPLDTQNLKSKRNLIF
- a CDS encoding acyl carrier protein encodes the protein MSDIASRVKAIIVDKLGVDENEVVAEASFTNDLGADSLDTVELIMEFEKEFDIQIPDDQAENIATVGQAISYIEEAK
- the pyk gene encoding pyruvate kinase, with the protein product MPTRKKTKIVATLGPATSKKETLREMILAGVDVFRINFSHASYEDVAERIKMIRELNEELEINTAILADLQGPKLRVGVMGGEAIVAPGDEVTFVTGEPFEGTAERVYMNYKNFPKDVKAGERILLDDGKLIFEVKSTNGETEVVAKVIQGGPLKSKKGVNLPNTNISLPALTKKDIKDAIFAIQQDVDWIALSFVRHAQDLHDLHNLIKEHTEHKIPVISKIEKPEALENIDEIVKASDGLMVARGDLGVEIPAQEVPLVQKQLVLSAKKGRIPVIIATQMMETMITSLTPTRAEVNDVANSVMDGADAVMLSGETSVGNYPVQVIEKMASIVTSVEASSLIKVPQNPPHIRTKRYITKSVCYHAALMANEISAKAISTLTNSGYTAFQISAWRPSAHILVFTSNKRILTQLNLLWGVKAFYYDKFVSTDQTIEDVNQIACKKGFLEVGDMLVSLAAMPIKEKGMVNTLRVTEIESCNF
- a CDS encoding pitrilysin family protein is translated as MKRLLLAAFFGLFFAVSHYGQEFQFKAEDIDIDYKKYTLKNGLTLLVYEDHKAPIAAVNVWYHVGSKNEKPGKSGFAHLFEHLMFNGSENYNTDYFQALESIGGTDLNGTTNTDRTNYFQNVPVSALDQVLFLESDRMGHLLGAIDQAKLDEQRGVVQNEKRQGENQPYGMQWDYLTKAMYPKGHPYSWTVIGEMEDLNAASLEDVQEWFKSYYGAANAVVAVAGDVDAEEIHQKVIKYFGDIPSGPTVERQEVNIPSKEYDSRQVYEDRVPETRVLFAWNTPPYGSREDLHFDLISAILTSGKNSRLYQKFIYQDQSASAAVSFQSSSEIASNFITWLNVKQGEDPEKLEKELEAEINKFIKEGPTEDELKRVKASYFANFIKGLERIGGFGGVSDILASNQTYHGDPSYYKTTLKYVEDATAEDLKKTAAKWLTKGKHILVCKPFPEYDIVESTVDRSTLPALTEQKSSKFPDLQRTQLSNGLNVVLAQRKGVPTIVINLVADAGYKTDHLSAPGTAKLAMNLMDEGTKDMDALEINEQLQLLGASLSTFSSQDESNVYMSTLKPSFDASLDLFLDVVLNPVFPEKEFERLQKEQLNDIKQEKSQPISMALRVMNKYLYGDDHPYSSPYTGTGYEETVSQLTRQDVVNFYNTWFKPNNATLIVTGDVEMAELKSKLEKTLGKWKKGDVPKIVFNEPKTNSKNTLYLMNRPESQQSVILAGHLTEKYGDVSEIALEQMVNILGGDFTSRINMNLREDKHWSYGAGGFVIGSKEERPFIVYAPVQTDKTAESVTEIRKEIAEFTSTRPATKEELDKVKTNQVLKLPGQWETNSSVNSSVRNLVRYNLPDDYYQKYDQNVRSLSVDDIRKVSNQVVQPDKVNWFMVGDRAEIIEKLDELGFDNIIEIDADGNPKKPAVQPVESDIKN
- the fabF gene encoding beta-ketoacyl-ACP synthase II: MQLKRVVVTGMGALTPIGNNLKAYWEGLRTGKSGSAPITYFDTEKFKTKFACELKGYDPMDFFDRKEARKLDRFAQYALVSSDEAIADSGIDLDVVDKFRVGVVWGAGIGGLETFQNEVIGYAEGDGTPRFNPFFIPKMIADIAPGNISIKHGFMGPNYTTVSACASSANAMIDALNYIRLGHCDVIVTGGSEAAVTIAGMGGFNAMHALSTRNDSPETASRPFDATRDGFVLGEGGGALILEEYEHAKARGAKIYAEVLGGGLSSDAYHMTAPHPEGIGVVKVMENCLQNAGLNPEDVDAINTHGTSTPLGDVAELKAISKVFGDHAPKININSTKSMTGHLLGAAGAIEAIASILAMEHNTVPPTINHSTVDDQIDPSLNLTLNKAQEREVKVAMSNTFGFGGHNACLLFKKLG